From Pantoea sp. Ep11b, the proteins below share one genomic window:
- the panF gene encoding sodium/pantothenate symporter, whose product MNGEIILPLLIYLVLIAALSIFAVRKRRQGSFLTEYFLGSRSMGGFVLAMTLTTTYISASSFIGGPGAAYKYGLGWVLLAMVQVPAVWLSLGVLGKKFAILARKYNAVTLNDMLYARYQSPLLIWLASLSLLIAFIGAMTVQFIGGARLLETAAGIPYDKGLLIFGGTIALYTAFGGFRASVLNDAMQGIVMLIGTFLLLFAVIHQAGGLSMAVEKLHAIDPALLSPQGPGEIITPTFLSSFIVLVCFGVIGLPHTAVRCISYKDSKAVHRAIILGTIVVVILMLGMHLAGALGRAVLPNLTVPDSVIPTLMITVLPPLAAGLFLAAPMAAIMSTINAQLLQASATLIKDLYLRVAPQHLENETRLRRLSGTITFALGILLLIAAWNPPDMIIWLNLLAFGGLEAVFLWPLVLGLYWERANAAGAITGMVVGGGCYAFLASLNLQILGFHPIVPSLILSLLAFLVGNLFGRAPHRVDASQH is encoded by the coding sequence ATGAACGGTGAAATTATCCTGCCGTTACTGATCTATCTGGTGCTGATTGCTGCACTGTCGATTTTTGCCGTGCGCAAAAGGCGTCAGGGCAGTTTTCTGACGGAATATTTCCTTGGCAGCCGCTCGATGGGCGGATTTGTGCTGGCGATGACCCTCACCACCACCTATATCAGCGCCAGCTCGTTTATCGGCGGTCCCGGTGCGGCCTATAAATATGGGCTGGGATGGGTTCTGCTGGCGATGGTACAGGTGCCCGCCGTCTGGCTTTCGCTGGGCGTGCTGGGGAAAAAGTTTGCCATCCTGGCGCGGAAATATAATGCAGTCACGCTGAATGATATGCTCTATGCCCGCTATCAGAGCCCGCTGCTGATCTGGCTGGCGAGCCTGAGCCTGCTAATCGCCTTTATCGGCGCCATGACGGTGCAGTTTATTGGCGGTGCCCGTCTGCTCGAAACCGCCGCGGGCATCCCCTATGACAAAGGATTGCTGATCTTTGGCGGCACCATCGCGCTCTATACGGCGTTTGGCGGCTTCCGCGCCAGCGTTCTCAATGACGCGATGCAGGGGATCGTGATGCTGATTGGCACCTTCCTGCTGCTGTTCGCGGTGATCCATCAGGCTGGCGGCCTCAGCATGGCCGTTGAGAAACTGCATGCGATCGATCCTGCGCTGCTGTCGCCGCAGGGGCCTGGCGAGATTATTACGCCAACGTTCCTGAGTTCGTTTATCGTTCTGGTCTGCTTTGGAGTAATTGGCCTGCCCCATACGGCGGTGCGCTGCATCTCATACAAAGACAGCAAGGCCGTGCATCGGGCTATTATTCTGGGCACCATCGTGGTGGTGATCCTGATGCTGGGTATGCATCTGGCCGGTGCGCTGGGCCGGGCCGTCCTGCCGAACCTGACCGTGCCGGATAGCGTAATACCGACCCTGATGATTACCGTTCTGCCGCCGCTGGCGGCCGGTCTGTTTCTGGCTGCACCGATGGCCGCCATTATGTCGACCATCAATGCCCAGCTGTTGCAGGCGTCGGCTACGCTGATAAAAGATCTCTATCTGCGTGTCGCCCCGCAACATCTGGAGAATGAGACGCGGCTGAGACGGCTGTCTGGCACCATTACCTTTGCACTGGGTATCCTGCTGCTGATTGCGGCATGGAACCCGCCCGATATGATTATCTGGCTGAATCTGCTGGCCTTTGGCGGCCTTGAGGCGGTGTTCCTCTGGCCACTGGTTCTGGGCCTCTACTGGGAGCGCGCCAATGCCGCTGGTGCCATTACCGGCATGGTGGTGGGCGGAGGCTGCTACGCCTTTCTGGCGAGCCTCAACCTGCAGATTCTGGGTTTTCACCCCATCGTGCCTTCACTGATTCTGAGCCTGCTGGCCTTTTTAGTGGGCAACCTGTTTGGACGCGCGCCGCATAGGGTCGACGCGTCGCAACATTGA
- the prmA gene encoding 50S ribosomal protein L11 methyltransferase, translating to MPWIQIKINSSGEHAETLSDALMEIGAVSVTFQDTNDTPVYEPLPGETRLWGDTDVIGLFDAETDMAFVTAELAQHPLLGAGFRHRIEQIEDKDWEREWMENFHPMRFGERLWICPSWRDVPDPDAVNVMLDPGLAFGTGTHPTTSLCLTWLDGLDLAGKTVIDFGCGSGILAIAALKLGAAQAIGIDIDPQAIQASRDNAERNGVADRLSLYLPHQQPDNLQADVVVANILAGPLRELAPLISVLPKSGGHLGLSGVLESQAEGVCEAYAGEFALDPVAVKEEWCRITGIKS from the coding sequence ATGCCGTGGATTCAAATCAAAATAAACAGCTCAGGTGAACATGCGGAAACGCTGAGCGACGCACTGATGGAGATCGGTGCCGTCTCCGTGACTTTTCAGGATACCAACGACACGCCGGTTTATGAACCGCTGCCGGGTGAGACACGCCTGTGGGGCGATACCGATGTTATCGGCCTGTTTGATGCAGAGACGGACATGGCTTTTGTCACCGCCGAACTGGCTCAGCATCCGCTGCTGGGTGCAGGTTTTCGCCACCGGATCGAGCAGATCGAAGACAAAGACTGGGAGCGCGAATGGATGGAAAACTTCCACCCGATGCGTTTTGGCGAGCGTCTCTGGATCTGTCCAAGCTGGCGCGACGTGCCGGATCCCGATGCCGTCAACGTGATGCTGGATCCCGGGCTCGCATTCGGCACCGGCACGCATCCCACGACGTCGCTCTGCCTCACCTGGCTTGACGGGCTGGATCTGGCCGGCAAGACCGTGATCGATTTCGGCTGTGGTTCGGGGATCCTGGCGATCGCCGCCCTGAAGCTGGGTGCCGCTCAGGCGATCGGCATTGATATCGATCCGCAGGCGATTCAGGCCAGCCGGGATAATGCCGAGCGTAATGGCGTTGCCGACCGTCTGTCGCTCTATCTGCCCCACCAGCAGCCCGACAATCTGCAGGCGGATGTGGTCGTCGCCAATATCCTGGCAGGCCCGCTGCGTGAGCTGGCCCCGCTGATTAGCGTGTTGCCGAAGTCTGGCGGCCATCTGGGCCTGTCCGGTGTGTTAGAGAGCCAGGCGGAGGGTGTCTGTGAAGCCTACGCGGGCGAATTCGCTCTCGACCCGGTGGCGGTCAAAGAGGAGTGGTGCCGGATTACCGGAATTAAATCCTGA
- the fis gene encoding DNA-binding transcriptional regulator Fis, with protein sequence MFEQRVNSDVLTVSTVNSQDQVTQKPLRDSVKQALKNYFAQLNGQDVSDLYELVLAEVEQPLLDMVMQYTRGNQTRAALMMGINRGTLRKKLKKYGMN encoded by the coding sequence ATGTTCGAACAACGCGTAAATTCTGACGTACTGACCGTTTCTACCGTTAACTCACAGGATCAGGTAACTCAAAAACCTTTGCGTGATTCGGTTAAACAGGCACTGAAGAACTATTTTGCTCAACTGAATGGTCAGGATGTGAGCGACCTGTATGAGCTGGTTTTGGCTGAAGTCGAGCAGCCTCTGTTGGACATGGTGATGCAGTATACCCGTGGCAACCAGACCCGTGCTGCCCTGATGATGGGTATCAACCGCGGTACGCTGCGTAAGAAACTGAAAAAATACGGCATGAACTGA